One Mycolicibacterium fortuitum subsp. fortuitum genomic window carries:
- a CDS encoding GtrA family protein: protein MCALVVRSLPAPLNSLVAPTFLGFALINTFTFGVDLAILTALHGALRTPLPVAVTVGYAVAFGLAYYLNRTLNFRSHAAVGPQLTVYVLAVVINYLAFILGISSGLAALGVEYHLARIVAGGCEALFMYSAMRWVVFR, encoded by the coding sequence ATGTGTGCGCTGGTGGTGAGATCCCTGCCCGCTCCGCTCAATTCTCTTGTCGCGCCGACATTTCTCGGTTTCGCCCTGATCAACACCTTCACCTTCGGCGTCGACCTGGCGATCCTGACCGCCCTCCACGGCGCACTCCGGACACCACTACCGGTCGCGGTGACCGTCGGATACGCCGTCGCCTTCGGCCTGGCGTACTACCTGAACCGGACCCTGAACTTCCGCTCGCACGCCGCGGTGGGTCCCCAGCTGACGGTGTACGTCCTGGCGGTCGTGATCAACTACCTGGCGTTCATTCTCGGGATCTCCAGCGGGCTGGCGGCGTTGGGGGTCGAGTACCACCTGGCCCGGATCGTCGCCGGTGGCTGCGAGGCGCTCTTCATGTACAGCGCGATGCGCTGGGTGGTGTTTCGGTGA
- a CDS encoding ABC transporter permease has product MTLTAIADATSPAEPKTVKGSPRWGDWTLRIVAGLVLLYLFLPIFVIVLFSFNKPAGKFNYTWQGFTLDNWAHPFKYPALTEALKLSLNIAAVSTAIALVLGTLVAIALVRQRFRGQKAVDTFLVLPLTAPEVVMGASLLTLFLDLGWAAGYTTILIAHVAFEVSFIAMTVRARVRGFDWTLEDASMDLGAGPTRTFFKVTLPLIVPGIVAAAMLSFALSLDDFIITYFVSGSTVTYPLYVNAAVKAAVPPQINVLATAILVISLLLLMAGTLYRRKRIDVS; this is encoded by the coding sequence ATGACGCTGACCGCGATAGCCGATGCCACCAGCCCGGCTGAACCGAAAACCGTCAAAGGTTCGCCACGATGGGGCGATTGGACGCTGCGAATCGTCGCCGGTCTGGTGTTGCTGTATCTGTTCCTGCCGATCTTCGTGATCGTGTTGTTCTCGTTCAACAAGCCGGCCGGCAAGTTCAACTACACGTGGCAGGGTTTCACGCTCGACAACTGGGCGCACCCGTTCAAGTACCCGGCGCTGACCGAGGCGCTCAAGCTGAGCCTCAACATCGCGGCAGTTTCCACGGCCATCGCCCTGGTACTCGGTACCCTCGTGGCCATCGCTCTTGTGCGCCAACGCTTCCGCGGTCAAAAAGCGGTCGATACCTTCCTGGTGCTACCGCTGACTGCGCCCGAGGTCGTGATGGGTGCCTCGCTGCTCACACTGTTCCTCGACCTTGGCTGGGCGGCTGGTTACACCACGATCCTCATCGCCCATGTCGCGTTCGAGGTGAGTTTCATCGCCATGACGGTGCGGGCACGGGTCCGCGGATTCGATTGGACGCTCGAGGACGCGTCCATGGATCTCGGTGCCGGCCCAACCCGGACGTTCTTCAAAGTGACGCTGCCTCTGATCGTGCCGGGCATTGTCGCCGCCGCGATGCTGTCGTTCGCGCTGTCGCTCGACGATTTCATCATCACCTACTTCGTGAGCGGCTCAACGGTCACGTATCCGCTGTATGTCAATGCGGCGGTCAAGGCTGCGGTGCCGCCGCAGATCAACGTGCTGGCCACGGCCATCCTGGTGATCAGCCTGCTACTGCTCATGGCCGGAACGCTGTACCGGCGTAAGCGGATCGACGTCTCCTGA
- a CDS encoding RDD family protein translates to MSTGNYQPDFGQQGQYGPGGYPPPYGAQNPGGLGRRWLARVIDGIIVEIVAIILGFFTDSLSSIWVTGLFTGLLMFVYFVGLEVATGSTPGKKILGLAVRGPGGTPKPTAKESMIRNAFTLLPIVPYVGGLLAVIAMIIIAVTISSSPTKQGKHDELAGGTQVIRS, encoded by the coding sequence ATGAGCACGGGTAACTACCAACCGGACTTTGGGCAACAGGGCCAATACGGACCGGGCGGCTATCCACCGCCCTACGGCGCGCAGAATCCCGGCGGTCTCGGGCGGCGATGGCTCGCGAGGGTGATCGACGGCATCATCGTCGAAATCGTGGCGATCATTCTCGGGTTCTTCACCGATTCGCTGTCCAGCATTTGGGTGACCGGTCTGTTCACCGGCTTACTGATGTTCGTCTACTTCGTGGGGTTGGAAGTCGCGACCGGCTCGACACCGGGCAAGAAGATATTGGGATTGGCCGTCCGCGGTCCAGGCGGGACGCCGAAGCCGACAGCGAAGGAATCAATGATTCGCAACGCGTTCACGTTGCTGCCGATCGTTCCGTATGTCGGCGGGTTGCTCGCCGTCATCGCGATGATCATCATCGCGGTGACCATCAGCTCCAGCCCCACAAAGCAGGGCAAGCACGACGAACTCGCCGGCGGCACACAGGTCATCCGAAGCTGA
- a CDS encoding acyl-CoA thioesterase domain-containing protein — MTEVDAHFVQSEQDRFQPTRFAQSHWGEDHLNGPALVGLAARALESAFGLPEFLPARLTVDLFKAARGLPTTTKVALIREGRRVRNSECELVQDGVTVARATLVQYRLSEAPRGEEWTSTAHFEAPVALDGGRMTYMGSDEAGWSRAIADHQNASRKRFMNRTITVVHGYPNSPFVRAAMAAEATSLVTNLGTAGVGYINGDLTVALARLPIDEWIGVQADSHWAADGVAVGASTLYDSAGAFGTGLVTAISNPAAQIDFNNDPFPDRTAPR; from the coding sequence ATGACCGAGGTTGACGCCCATTTCGTGCAGTCCGAGCAGGACCGGTTCCAACCGACCCGCTTTGCCCAGAGCCATTGGGGTGAGGATCACCTCAACGGACCGGCGCTCGTAGGCCTGGCCGCGCGGGCGTTGGAGTCGGCTTTCGGCCTTCCCGAGTTCTTGCCGGCCCGGTTGACGGTGGACTTGTTCAAGGCGGCACGTGGGCTGCCGACGACGACGAAGGTGGCGCTGATCCGCGAAGGCAGGCGGGTCCGCAACTCCGAATGCGAACTGGTTCAGGACGGTGTGACGGTCGCGCGGGCGACGTTGGTGCAGTATCGGTTGAGTGAAGCGCCCCGGGGTGAGGAATGGACCTCGACTGCTCATTTCGAAGCGCCCGTCGCGCTCGACGGAGGCCGGATGACTTACATGGGCAGTGATGAAGCTGGTTGGAGTCGCGCCATCGCGGACCATCAGAACGCGTCTCGTAAGCGATTCATGAACCGCACCATCACCGTGGTGCACGGTTATCCGAACTCGCCGTTCGTGCGGGCGGCCATGGCGGCTGAGGCCACCAGCCTGGTGACCAACCTGGGCACTGCAGGGGTGGGCTACATCAACGGGGACCTCACGGTCGCGTTGGCGCGGCTGCCGATTGACGAGTGGATCGGTGTGCAGGCCGATTCGCATTGGGCCGCAGACGGCGTCGCCGTCGGGGCCTCGACGTTGTACGACAGCGCGGGAGCGTTCGGCACCGGACTCGTGACGGCGATCAGCAACCCCGCGGCCCAGATCGATTTCAACAACGACCCGTTTCCCGATCGCACCGCACCGCGCTGA
- a CDS encoding nitroreductase/quinone reductase family protein produces the protein MARGGVFNSPVARWLNAAAVGLTRVPVLSRLVGHGVVVIGYTGRRSGQWFETPVSVKRDGDQVTINVMAPDNKNWWRNFLGEGGPLTLRNLDGRARTGHAVAHRDGRGKVAVTLQLDAS, from the coding sequence ATGGCACGTGGTGGAGTCTTCAATTCCCCGGTCGCGCGGTGGCTCAATGCAGCAGCCGTGGGCCTGACCCGGGTTCCGGTCCTCAGCCGATTGGTCGGTCACGGTGTGGTGGTGATCGGTTACACCGGGCGACGGTCGGGTCAGTGGTTCGAAACTCCGGTTTCGGTGAAGCGGGACGGCGATCAGGTGACCATCAACGTGATGGCGCCGGACAACAAGAACTGGTGGCGCAACTTCCTCGGCGAGGGCGGGCCGCTCACATTGCGGAACCTGGACGGCCGGGCCCGCACAGGGCACGCGGTCGCCCACCGTGACGGCCGAGGCAAGGTGGCCGTCACGCTGCAGCTCGACGCCTCCTGA
- a CDS encoding ABC transporter permease translates to MAGVATSSRQRSKIAPYLMILPALVYLGIFFVVPFISLARTSLSTSGGSVYLPTLEFDWNFGNYAHAFSEYQDQILRTFGYALVATLLCALLAFPLAYVIAFKAGRYKNLILGLVILPFFVTFLIRTIAWKTILADDGVVVSALGSIGLLPSEGRLLSTSWAVIGGLTYNWIIFMILPLYVSLEKIDPRLIEASKDLYSSNTRSFTKVILPLSMPGVLAGSMLVFIPAAGDFINADYLGSTQTTMIGNVIQKQFLVVKDYPAAAALSMVLMAIILVGVLLYTRALGTEDLV, encoded by the coding sequence ATGGCAGGCGTGGCCACCAGTAGCCGGCAGCGGAGCAAGATCGCCCCGTACCTGATGATCCTGCCGGCGTTGGTGTACCTCGGGATCTTCTTCGTGGTGCCGTTCATCTCGCTGGCACGCACCTCGTTGTCGACGTCTGGCGGTTCGGTGTACCTTCCGACACTGGAATTCGACTGGAACTTCGGCAATTACGCACATGCGTTCAGCGAGTATCAGGACCAGATTCTTCGGACCTTCGGCTACGCCCTGGTGGCGACCCTGCTATGTGCGCTGCTGGCCTTCCCGCTGGCCTACGTCATCGCCTTCAAGGCCGGCCGGTACAAGAACCTGATCCTCGGCCTGGTGATTCTGCCGTTCTTCGTCACCTTCCTGATCCGTACGATCGCCTGGAAGACGATTCTTGCCGACGACGGTGTGGTGGTGAGCGCGCTCGGGTCCATCGGACTGCTGCCCAGCGAGGGGCGGCTGTTGTCGACGAGTTGGGCCGTGATCGGCGGCCTGACCTACAACTGGATCATCTTCATGATCCTGCCGCTGTACGTGAGCCTGGAGAAGATCGATCCCCGTCTGATCGAGGCCTCCAAGGACCTGTACTCCTCGAACACCCGCAGCTTCACGAAAGTCATTCTGCCGCTGTCGATGCCGGGGGTACTGGCCGGGAGCATGCTGGTATTCATCCCCGCGGCGGGCGATTTCATCAATGCGGACTATCTCGGTAGCACGCAGACCACCATGATCGGCAACGTGATCCAGAAGCAGTTCCTGGTGGTCAAGGACTATCCGGCCGCGGCCGCGCTCAGCATGGTGCTGATGGCGATCATCCTGGTCGGGGTGCTGCTGTACACGCGGGCGCTCGGCACGGAGGATCTCGTATGA
- a CDS encoding TetR/AcrR family transcriptional regulator produces the protein MAERWTKQRRLEHTRNVLLDAAEEVFARKGFEGAALEDIAEVGGYTRGAIYSHFGSKAELFLAVVERQREQFLDGFADVIATFHRLEDLDADELGDRWRDLVAAEGPDRAVLGSEYTLFLLRNPDARERVAAQREETVRALADYISKGAARLGGHVSIPAVDLARVILAANDGVTLNSLLDGQAVYRPFLRMVLANIVVPKGNNL, from the coding sequence ATGGCCGAACGTTGGACCAAGCAGCGCCGCTTGGAGCACACCCGGAACGTCCTGCTGGACGCCGCCGAGGAGGTGTTCGCACGCAAGGGGTTCGAAGGGGCCGCACTCGAAGACATCGCCGAGGTCGGGGGTTACACGCGCGGTGCCATCTACTCCCATTTCGGGAGCAAGGCCGAACTGTTCCTCGCGGTGGTCGAACGGCAACGCGAGCAGTTCCTCGATGGATTCGCCGACGTCATCGCGACCTTTCACCGGCTTGAGGACCTCGACGCCGACGAACTCGGTGACCGCTGGCGCGACCTGGTCGCCGCCGAAGGACCCGACCGGGCGGTTCTGGGGTCCGAGTACACGCTGTTCCTGCTGCGCAATCCCGACGCGCGTGAGCGCGTGGCCGCCCAGCGGGAGGAGACGGTGCGAGCCCTGGCCGATTACATCTCCAAGGGCGCTGCACGGTTGGGCGGGCACGTAAGCATCCCGGCGGTGGATCTGGCCCGGGTCATTCTGGCCGCCAACGACGGCGTCACTCTCAACAGCTTGCTCGACGGTCAGGCGGTCTACCGGCCGTTCCTCCGGATGGTTCTGGCCAATATCGTTGTCCCCAAGGGGAACAACTTGTGA
- a CDS encoding DoxX family protein: protein MLIRRIARPMLSATFISRGVDTLRDPSASTESARRTLGTLSALPGPVGSDVQANAATVARATAVVQIAGGLLLAAGRAPRLTAAALAVTMIPGSIGSQAFSKDAEPQQAADRRREFLTDVSLLGGLIIAAADTAGKPSLAWRGRRAARQVSASVAAAVPGVTAGGLNNNALTDSALAEKVGHGLAVGAERGRELADAARERATELAAELAQLAREHGPEVADAARERASEFANLARERAPELAEAARERSAALADMARTQLDQRRDR, encoded by the coding sequence ATGTTGATCAGACGAATCGCCCGCCCCATGTTGTCTGCGACCTTCATCTCCCGTGGTGTCGACACCTTGCGCGACCCCAGCGCTTCGACCGAGTCGGCGCGCAGAACCCTGGGTACATTGAGTGCGCTACCCGGCCCTGTGGGGTCCGACGTTCAGGCCAATGCCGCCACGGTGGCACGGGCCACCGCCGTCGTTCAGATAGCCGGCGGACTACTGCTTGCCGCGGGGCGTGCGCCGCGGTTGACCGCCGCTGCACTGGCAGTGACCATGATCCCGGGCAGTATCGGCTCGCAGGCCTTCTCGAAAGACGCTGAGCCGCAACAGGCTGCAGACCGGCGACGGGAGTTCCTCACCGATGTGAGTCTGCTGGGCGGCCTGATCATCGCCGCGGCCGACACCGCGGGCAAACCGTCGCTGGCTTGGCGCGGTCGGCGTGCAGCACGACAGGTCTCGGCCAGCGTTGCCGCCGCTGTTCCCGGCGTGACGGCCGGCGGTCTCAACAACAACGCGCTCACCGACAGCGCGCTCGCCGAAAAGGTCGGACACGGTCTGGCCGTGGGTGCCGAGCGGGGCCGCGAACTGGCGGATGCGGCGCGGGAACGGGCCACCGAATTGGCGGCCGAGCTGGCACAACTCGCCCGCGAACACGGCCCCGAGGTCGCCGATGCCGCCCGGGAACGCGCCAGCGAGTTCGCGAATCTGGCTCGGGAACGCGCGCCGGAATTGGCCGAGGCAGCCCGCGAACGCTCAGCTGCGCTCGCCGACATGGCGCGAACCCAACTCGACCAGCGGCGGGATCGGTAG
- a CDS encoding MBL fold metallo-hydrolase, whose amino-acid sequence MNYDWEQLGDGVWRTRLPFLDVTVGLVSGGDQALLVDSGTTLAEARGIESDVAALAGQPVGHVVLTHNHFDHVLGCSWFEDAQILCAPEVVDTLASSRAHLRADAIGHGADVDEVDQAISALPVPTHAVSGGDLDLGDRTVRICRPGRGHTSHDLIVTVPDRHTVVFCGDLVEQSGDPVIDADSDLQAWPATLEAVLAAGGRHGVFVPGHGAVVDAQFVRRQQRWLDARRPL is encoded by the coding sequence ATGAACTACGACTGGGAACAGCTGGGCGACGGCGTGTGGCGCACGCGCCTGCCGTTTCTGGATGTGACGGTCGGACTCGTCAGCGGCGGTGATCAAGCCCTGTTGGTCGATTCCGGCACCACACTGGCCGAAGCCCGCGGTATCGAGTCCGACGTGGCGGCCCTCGCCGGTCAACCCGTCGGACATGTCGTCCTGACACACAATCACTTTGACCATGTGTTGGGTTGCTCATGGTTCGAAGACGCCCAAATCCTCTGCGCGCCAGAGGTTGTCGATACTTTGGCATCCAGTCGCGCACATCTGCGCGCAGACGCGATAGGACACGGGGCCGATGTCGACGAAGTCGATCAGGCGATCTCGGCGCTGCCGGTGCCAACGCACGCGGTGTCCGGCGGCGATCTCGACCTCGGTGACCGGACGGTGCGCATCTGCCGTCCCGGCCGAGGCCACACCAGCCACGACCTGATAGTCACAGTGCCGGACAGGCACACGGTGGTGTTCTGCGGTGATCTCGTCGAGCAGTCCGGTGATCCGGTCATCGACGCCGATTCTGACCTGCAGGCTTGGCCCGCCACCCTCGAAGCGGTGCTGGCCGCCGGTGGCCGGCACGGAGTGTTCGTGCCAGGGCATGGCGCGGTCGTCGACGCCCAATTCGTCCGGCGGCAACAGCGTTGGCTGGACGCCCGGCGTCCTTTGTGA
- a CDS encoding EamA family transporter encodes MAMASMLCVQIGLAVAVGLIDDIGAEGAAWLRLAWAGVLMLLIVRPRPSAFTRSAFWTCVALGVVTAGVTMLFMAALSRIPLGTASALEFLGPLGVAVAHGKGRNRILWPGLAAAGVVLLTEPWTGDVDLIGVLYALSAALCWACYILLTQRVGDEVAGIKGLGVSMPVAGLVGTAVVGPSVFPQLTPQLLLIGVGLAILLPVVPFALEMSALRYLSTAAFGTLMALEPAFAMLVGFALLHQIPAPAAVIGICLVVAAGVGAARTGARATPVPAEIG; translated from the coding sequence ATGGCCATGGCCTCGATGCTGTGCGTGCAGATCGGTCTGGCAGTGGCCGTCGGCCTGATCGACGATATCGGGGCTGAGGGCGCGGCATGGCTGCGGCTGGCGTGGGCAGGCGTGCTGATGCTGCTGATCGTGCGGCCCCGCCCCTCGGCATTCACCAGGTCCGCGTTCTGGACCTGCGTCGCACTCGGTGTCGTCACCGCCGGGGTCACGATGCTCTTCATGGCGGCACTGTCGCGGATTCCGCTCGGCACGGCCAGTGCGCTGGAATTTCTCGGCCCGCTCGGGGTTGCCGTCGCACACGGGAAGGGCCGCAACCGGATTCTGTGGCCGGGGCTGGCGGCCGCGGGTGTCGTGCTGCTCACCGAGCCCTGGACGGGCGACGTCGACCTCATCGGTGTGCTCTACGCACTGAGCGCCGCGCTGTGCTGGGCCTGCTACATCCTGCTGACCCAGCGAGTCGGCGACGAGGTCGCCGGGATCAAAGGCCTCGGAGTGTCGATGCCCGTAGCCGGACTGGTCGGCACCGCGGTTGTGGGGCCGTCGGTATTTCCGCAGTTGACCCCGCAGCTGCTGCTGATCGGGGTGGGGTTGGCGATCCTGCTTCCGGTGGTGCCGTTCGCCCTCGAGATGTCAGCGTTGCGTTATCTGAGCACGGCGGCGTTCGGAACGCTGATGGCACTGGAGCCGGCCTTCGCCATGCTGGTCGGTTTCGCGCTTCTCCACCAGATCCCGGCGCCGGCCGCGGTGATCGGCATCTGCCTCGTCGTGGCAGCCGGGGTCGGAGCAGCGCGCACCGGTGCACGCGCTACACCGGTCCCAGCCGAAATCGGCTGA
- a CDS encoding M42 family metallopeptidase, giving the protein MAELEDGYERALLQELLLAYGPCGQEDQVREICRRELEPLVDELSTDAAGNLVALVKGSRQGAPTTRILAHLDELSMLVKRIEPDGTLRLTPLGTMYPANFGLGPVAILGDDETLCGVLALGSEHTTQETPHVWQTKPDQGDKALDWPDVYVFTGLGPEQLGKAGIGPGTRVCIDRSKRELVEIGDYLGCYFMDDRAAVLALLLLARRLNDARRKPPGDVYLVFTTNEEVGGVGAAHACRTLPGDVTLAVEVGPTEAEYGTTVTGGPIVAYSDAQCVYDKGIADRLCAVARRLGFSPQAAVLGAFESDASHTKAAGLSPRAGLLCLPTLSTHGYEVISRDAIAHATDVLAEFTVER; this is encoded by the coding sequence ATGGCCGAACTGGAAGACGGGTATGAACGTGCACTTTTGCAGGAGCTCTTGCTGGCGTACGGTCCTTGCGGCCAAGAGGATCAGGTTCGTGAGATCTGCCGGCGAGAGCTGGAACCCCTCGTCGACGAACTGTCCACCGATGCCGCCGGAAACCTTGTCGCGCTGGTCAAAGGGTCAAGGCAGGGCGCACCGACCACCCGGATACTGGCGCATCTCGACGAACTGTCGATGCTCGTCAAGCGCATCGAGCCGGACGGCACACTGCGGCTGACCCCACTGGGCACCATGTACCCGGCCAATTTCGGTCTTGGGCCCGTTGCGATCCTGGGAGACGACGAAACTCTCTGCGGAGTACTGGCATTGGGCTCAGAGCACACCACACAGGAAACCCCGCACGTGTGGCAGACCAAGCCCGACCAGGGGGACAAGGCGCTCGATTGGCCAGATGTCTACGTTTTCACCGGACTGGGGCCCGAGCAGTTGGGGAAGGCGGGAATCGGACCGGGCACCCGGGTGTGTATCGACCGGAGCAAGCGCGAGCTCGTCGAGATAGGCGACTATCTCGGGTGCTATTTCATGGACGACCGGGCTGCGGTGCTGGCGCTGCTACTACTCGCGCGGCGGCTGAATGACGCGCGTCGGAAGCCCCCCGGGGACGTCTATCTGGTGTTCACCACAAATGAAGAGGTGGGTGGAGTAGGGGCGGCTCACGCATGTCGGACCTTGCCGGGTGACGTCACCCTGGCGGTGGAGGTGGGGCCGACGGAGGCGGAGTACGGCACCACGGTGACGGGCGGGCCGATCGTTGCGTACAGCGATGCGCAATGCGTGTACGACAAGGGCATTGCCGATCGTTTGTGTGCTGTGGCGCGCAGGCTGGGGTTCTCACCGCAGGCAGCGGTGCTCGGCGCCTTCGAGTCGGACGCGTCACATACCAAGGCAGCGGGTCTGTCTCCGCGGGCCGGGCTTCTCTGTCTGCCGACGCTGAGCACCCACGGCTACGAGGTGATCTCCCGAGATGCGATCGCCCACGCGACAGACGTGCTGGCGGAGTTCACCGTCGAGCGCTGA
- a CDS encoding aromatic ring-hydroxylating oxygenase subunit alpha, which produces MQTARPGDWVEYATALDDIAPDAYRMEIPTSRYIAPEFVAQERDSIWKKVWQVVGRVDELTKAGDWKQYRIFDQSYIVVRGKDERLRAFVNACRHRGNVLCREARGNAKRGFLCQYHLWSYDLDGRLKGMLREALAGPIDKDTHGLIEVSVGTFAGFIFLNPDPDAEPLTDFIGAEVANMLAPYHLEEMVTVMDVTEAIDCNWKVVLDAFQEGYHIDGIHPQLLRVINIDPATSRYRFFERHSVSMAPFDVVGATPEHQVDGIMDLPETFPSTVAVLPRFQELVAEYRGDDGSLNFPEGVTARTLLQRATRDTLTGMGLDVSGLTDAQMSDNHGWVWFPNFFMTIRAGEATIIMALPHPDGDPNRCIWHVASYMWLPDEMKVAFTAEPIVVEEAGSYKYFEALQQDYEQMPRQQIGLRNTALEHMALVKEEVVIAHFHSVVDKYLESAGLHS; this is translated from the coding sequence GTGCAGACAGCACGCCCCGGAGATTGGGTTGAGTACGCCACCGCCCTGGATGACATCGCTCCCGACGCGTATCGGATGGAGATTCCGACCAGTCGCTACATCGCTCCGGAATTCGTTGCCCAGGAACGTGATTCGATCTGGAAGAAAGTCTGGCAGGTGGTCGGCCGGGTCGACGAGTTGACCAAGGCGGGCGATTGGAAGCAGTACCGGATCTTCGATCAGTCCTACATCGTCGTGCGCGGCAAGGACGAGAGGCTTCGCGCTTTTGTCAATGCCTGCCGGCACCGCGGCAACGTGCTGTGCCGAGAAGCGCGCGGAAATGCCAAGCGCGGCTTCCTGTGTCAGTACCACCTGTGGTCCTACGACCTGGACGGGCGCCTCAAGGGCATGCTCCGCGAGGCTCTGGCCGGGCCGATAGACAAAGACACCCACGGCCTCATCGAGGTCTCGGTGGGCACCTTCGCCGGGTTCATCTTCCTCAACCCGGATCCGGATGCCGAACCGCTGACGGACTTCATCGGCGCGGAGGTCGCGAACATGCTCGCGCCCTACCATCTCGAAGAAATGGTCACCGTGATGGACGTGACCGAGGCCATCGACTGCAACTGGAAGGTCGTCCTCGATGCCTTCCAGGAGGGCTACCACATCGACGGCATCCACCCGCAACTGTTGCGGGTGATCAACATCGACCCCGCCACGAGCCGGTACCGGTTCTTCGAGCGGCACAGTGTGTCGATGGCGCCCTTCGATGTCGTGGGCGCCACGCCGGAGCATCAAGTCGACGGAATCATGGACCTGCCCGAGACCTTCCCGTCCACCGTCGCGGTGCTCCCCCGCTTCCAGGAACTGGTCGCCGAGTACCGCGGCGATGACGGCTCTTTGAACTTCCCCGAGGGAGTGACGGCACGCACGCTGCTCCAGAGGGCAACGCGAGATACGTTGACCGGCATGGGCCTTGACGTCAGCGGACTGACCGATGCCCAGATGAGCGACAACCACGGGTGGGTGTGGTTCCCGAACTTCTTCATGACCATCCGTGCCGGTGAGGCGACCATCATCATGGCGCTCCCCCACCCCGACGGTGACCCCAACCGGTGCATCTGGCACGTCGCCAGCTACATGTGGCTGCCCGATGAGATGAAGGTCGCGTTCACTGCCGAGCCGATCGTGGTCGAAGAAGCGGGCAGCTACAAATATTTCGAAGCACTGCAACAGGATTACGAGCAGATGCCGCGCCAGCAGATCGGGCTGCGGAACACCGCACTGGAGCACATGGCGTTGGTCAAGGAAGAAGTCGTGATCGCGCACTTCCACTCGGTCGTCGACAAGTATCTGGAATCGGCCGGCCTCCACTCATGA